One genomic segment of Bacteroides caccae includes these proteins:
- a CDS encoding ABC transporter substrate-binding protein, whose protein sequence is MKRIIPVILFLLTLTGCYNSGEPRERVLKIYNWADYIGDGVLEDFQTYYKEQTGENIRIVYQTFDINEIMLTKIEKGHEDFDVVCPSEYIIERMLKKHLLLPIDTNFAYSPNYMNNVSPFIREQINKLSQPGEEASHYAVCYMWGTAGILYNRAYVSDSVASSWECLWNKKHAGKILMKDSYRDAYGTAIIHAHAKELEQGTVTVEELMNDYSPQAMELAEKYLKALKPNIAGWEADFGKEMMTKNKAWLNMTWSGDAIWAIEEANAVGVDLDYEVPDEGSNIWYDGWVIPKYAKNPQAASYFINFMCRPDIALRNMDFCGYVSSIATPEILEEKVDTTLDYYADLSYFFGPGADSIQIDKIQYPDRKVVERCAMIRDFGDKTKEVLDIWSRIKGDNLGVGITILIFIVVALMSGWMIYKRWQRYNRQKQQRRRRRRKK, encoded by the coding sequence ATGAAAAGAATAATTCCTGTTATCCTGTTTTTACTGACTTTGACCGGTTGCTACAATTCCGGTGAACCGCGTGAGCGGGTCCTTAAAATCTACAACTGGGCGGATTATATCGGGGATGGTGTTCTCGAAGATTTCCAGACGTATTATAAGGAGCAAACCGGTGAAAATATCCGTATTGTTTATCAGACATTCGACATAAACGAGATTATGCTGACGAAGATTGAAAAAGGCCATGAGGATTTTGATGTGGTCTGTCCTTCGGAGTATATTATCGAACGTATGTTGAAGAAACATCTACTACTGCCTATTGATACGAACTTTGCGTATTCTCCCAATTATATGAACAATGTGTCTCCGTTTATTCGGGAACAGATCAATAAATTGAGTCAGCCGGGTGAAGAAGCCAGCCACTATGCGGTATGCTATATGTGGGGAACTGCGGGAATCCTTTATAATCGGGCTTATGTTTCTGATTCGGTTGCGTCGTCTTGGGAATGTCTTTGGAATAAGAAACATGCCGGAAAAATACTGATGAAGGATAGTTATCGCGATGCTTACGGAACAGCTATCATCCATGCTCATGCCAAGGAACTGGAGCAAGGGACAGTTACGGTTGAAGAATTGATGAACGACTATTCTCCGCAGGCCATGGAACTTGCGGAAAAATATCTGAAAGCCCTGAAACCTAATATTGCAGGTTGGGAAGCTGATTTCGGAAAAGAGATGATGACGAAGAATAAAGCTTGGCTGAATATGACTTGGAGCGGCGATGCAATATGGGCAATTGAGGAAGCGAATGCGGTAGGAGTAGACTTAGACTATGAAGTTCCCGATGAAGGTAGTAATATCTGGTATGACGGTTGGGTGATTCCGAAATATGCAAAGAATCCGCAGGCTGCCAGTTATTTTATAAACTTTATGTGTCGTCCGGATATTGCTTTGCGCAACATGGATTTTTGTGGATATGTAAGTTCGATAGCTACTCCTGAAATTCTGGAAGAAAAGGTAGATACTACCCTTGATTATTATGCTGATTTGAGTTATTTTTTCGGACCGGGTGCGGACAGTATTCAGATAGACAAGATTCAATATCCGGATCGTAAAGTAGTGGAACGGTGTGCTATGATTCGTGACTTCGGAGATAAGACGAAAGAAGTTCTTGATATTTGGTCACGTATCAAGGGGGATAATTTAGGGGTGGGCATTACTATTCTTATCTTTATTGTTGTTGCTTTGATGAGTGGTTGGATGATTTATAAGAGGTGGCAGCGATACAACCGCCAGAAACAACAGAGACGCAGACGCAGACGAAAAAAATAA
- a CDS encoding ABC transporter permease: protein MVKKIFAQTYLWILLLLLYSPIVIIVIYSFTEAKVLGNWTGFSTKLYSSLFTTGAHHSLMNALINTITIALLAATASTLLGSIAAIGIFNLKSRSRKAIGFVNNIPILNGDIITGISLFLLFVSLGITQGYTTVVLAHITFCTPYVVLSVLPRLKQMNPNIYEAALDLGATPMQALWKVIIPEVRPGMISGFMLALTLSIDDFAVTVFTIGNQGLETLSTYIYADARKGGLTPELRPLSAIIFVVVLALLIAINYRAGKTQKKD, encoded by the coding sequence ATGGTAAAGAAAATATTTGCACAGACTTATTTGTGGATATTGCTGTTGTTGCTTTATTCTCCCATCGTAATTATCGTCATTTATTCATTTACTGAAGCTAAAGTTTTGGGTAACTGGACAGGCTTTTCTACTAAATTATATTCTTCGCTTTTCACAACAGGTGCACATCACTCTTTGATGAATGCACTGATTAATACGATTACTATTGCTTTGCTTGCTGCAACTGCATCTACATTGCTGGGAAGTATTGCCGCTATCGGTATCTTTAATTTGAAATCCCGCTCACGAAAGGCGATTGGTTTTGTGAATAACATACCTATTCTGAATGGTGATATTATAACCGGTATTTCTCTTTTCCTTTTGTTTGTTTCGTTGGGAATCACACAGGGATACACGACAGTTGTATTGGCACACATTACATTCTGTACACCGTATGTCGTATTAAGTGTTTTGCCCCGTTTGAAGCAGATGAATCCGAATATTTATGAAGCTGCCCTTGATTTGGGAGCTACTCCCATGCAAGCCTTGTGGAAAGTAATTATTCCGGAGGTTCGTCCGGGAATGATTAGTGGCTTCATGCTTGCATTGACACTCTCTATTGATGATTTTGCCGTAACTGTATTTACTATCGGTAACCAAGGCTTGGAAACACTTTCTACTTATATATATGCTGATGCCCGTAAAGGTGGTTTAACGCCGGAGCTTCGCCCGCTTTCCGCTATTATTTTTGTGGTAGTGCTGGCTTTGCTTATTGCTATCAATTACCGTGCCGGTAAAACGCAGAAGAAAGATTAA
- a CDS encoding ABC transporter permease yields the protein MNKRFLVFLSSRKSWTLPYIIFSAIFVIIPLVLIVVYAFTDDNGHLTFANFQKFFEHPEAINTFVYSIGIAIITTLICILLGYPAAWILSNSKLNRSRTMVVLFILPMWVNILVRTLATVALFDFFSVPLGEGALIFGMVYNFIPFMIYPIYNTLQKMDHSYIEAAQDLGANPLQVFLKAVLPLSMPGVMSGIMMVFMPTISTFAIAELLTMNNIKLFGTTIQENINNSMWNYGAALSLIMLLLIAATSLFSTDDKDNSNEGGGLW from the coding sequence GTGAATAAGAGGTTTTTAGTCTTTTTGTCATCACGTAAGAGTTGGACCCTCCCTTACATTATTTTTTCGGCGATCTTTGTGATTATACCGTTGGTCCTAATTGTTGTGTATGCTTTTACTGATGATAACGGGCATCTGACGTTTGCCAATTTTCAGAAGTTTTTCGAACATCCCGAAGCAATCAATACCTTCGTCTACTCCATAGGTATTGCCATCATTACTACACTTATTTGTATTTTGCTGGGTTATCCCGCTGCCTGGATACTTAGTAACAGCAAACTGAACCGTTCTAGAACAATGGTCGTATTGTTTATCCTGCCGATGTGGGTAAATATTCTTGTGCGGACTCTAGCTACTGTTGCTCTGTTCGACTTCTTTAGTGTACCGTTGGGTGAAGGAGCATTGATATTCGGTATGGTGTATAACTTTATCCCTTTTATGATTTATCCTATTTATAATACGTTGCAAAAAATGGATCATAGCTATATTGAGGCGGCGCAGGATTTGGGAGCCAATCCCCTGCAAGTTTTTCTGAAAGCAGTGCTTCCGCTTTCCATGCCGGGCGTGATGAGTGGGATCATGATGGTTTTTATGCCGACTATTTCGACGTTCGCTATTGCCGAATTGCTGACGATGAACAACATCAAACTTTTTGGTACGACCATTCAGGAGAATATAAATAACAGTATGTGGAATTATGGAGCAGCACTTTCGTTGATAATGTTGTTGCTGATAGCCGCTACTTCACTTTTCAGTACAGATGATAAAGATAACTCTAACGAAGGAGGTGGGCTATGGTAA
- the potA gene encoding polyamine ABC transporter ATP-binding protein, which produces MNMQEDKSIIEVSHVSKYFGEKTALDDVTLNVKKGEFVTILGPSGCGKTTLLRLIAGFQTASEGEIRISGKEITQTPPHKRPVNTVFQKYALFPHLNVYDNIAFGLKLKKTPKQTIGKKVKAALKMVGMTDYEYRDVDSLSGGQQQRVAIARAIVNEPEVLLLDEPLAALDLKMRKDMQMELKEMHKSLGITFVYVTHDQEEALTLSDTIVVMSEGKIQQIGTPIDIYNEPINSFVANFIGESNILNGTMIHDKLVRFCGTEFECVDEGFGENTPVDVVIRPEDLYIFPVSDMAQLTGVVQTSIFKGVHYEMTVLCGGYEFLVQDYHHFEVGAEVGLLVKPFDIHIMKKERGCNTFEGKLLDTTHVEFLGCNFECVPVEGIESNEDVKVEVDFDKVVLQDNEEDGTLTGEVKFILYKGDHYHLTVFSDWDENVFVDTNDVWDDGDRVGITIPPDAIRVIKITD; this is translated from the coding sequence ATGAATATGCAAGAAGATAAATCCATCATTGAGGTGAGCCATGTCTCGAAGTATTTTGGCGAGAAAACAGCATTGGATGATGTGACTCTGAACGTGAAAAAGGGAGAGTTTGTTACAATACTCGGACCTTCCGGTTGCGGGAAGACCACGTTGTTGCGTCTCATTGCCGGTTTTCAGACGGCTTCGGAAGGCGAAATCCGAATTTCGGGTAAGGAAATCACACAAACTCCACCCCACAAACGCCCGGTGAATACGGTATTTCAGAAATATGCCCTATTTCCGCATTTGAATGTATACGACAACATTGCTTTTGGTTTAAAGTTGAAAAAGACACCCAAACAGACTATTGGGAAGAAGGTGAAAGCTGCTTTGAAAATGGTAGGTATGACGGATTATGAATACCGTGATGTCGATTCTCTTTCCGGCGGTCAGCAACAGCGTGTGGCTATTGCTCGGGCTATTGTCAATGAGCCGGAAGTACTGCTTTTGGATGAACCGTTGGCTGCACTCGATCTGAAAATGCGTAAGGATATGCAGATGGAACTCAAGGAAATGCATAAATCTTTGGGTATTACATTTGTATATGTAACTCACGATCAAGAGGAAGCATTGACTTTGAGTGATACTATCGTCGTAATGAGTGAGGGAAAGATTCAGCAGATCGGTACGCCGATTGATATTTATAATGAGCCTATCAATTCGTTTGTGGCGAATTTTATCGGAGAAAGCAATATTCTTAACGGTACGATGATACATGACAAACTGGTACGTTTCTGTGGTACGGAATTTGAATGTGTGGATGAAGGTTTTGGTGAGAATACTCCGGTAGATGTAGTCATTCGTCCGGAAGACCTTTATATCTTCCCCGTTTCGGATATGGCGCAGTTGACTGGTGTTGTTCAGACCTCTATTTTTAAAGGTGTCCACTATGAAATGACCGTGCTTTGCGGAGGTTATGAATTCCTCGTACAGGATTATCATCATTTCGAAGTAGGAGCCGAAGTCGGTCTGTTGGTAAAGCCGTTTGATATTCATATTATGAAGAAAGAACGTGGCTGTAACACGTTTGAAGGTAAATTGCTGGATACTACTCATGTGGAATTTCTGGGATGTAACTTCGAATGTGTTCCGGTAGAAGGAATAGAATCCAATGAGGATGTCAAAGTGGAGGTAGACTTTGACAAAGTGGTTCTTCAGGATAATGAAGAGGACGGTACATTGACAGGTGAAGTGAAATTTATTCTTTATAAGGGAGATCATTATCATCTGACTGTTTTTTCCGATTGGGACGAGAATGTGTTTGTAGATACGAATGATGTATGGGATGATGGTGACCGTGTAGGTATTACTATCCCCCCGGATGCTATTCGTGTAATTAAAATAACCGATTAA
- a CDS encoding TlpA disulfide reductase family protein, whose translation MKKFTYLVIATAALGMVACTGGNKAGYVVTGTVEGASDGDTVYLQEANGRNLVKLDTAVITKGTFTFEGTQDSVVSRYITCEVDGEPLMIDFFLENGKINVALTKDNDSATGTANNDAYQIVRAQINDISKKMNAIYQSMGDSSLSDEQKEAKQKEGAQLEEQYDKAIKEGVQNNITNPVGVFLFKQTFYNNSTAENEALLQQIPANFQNDETIVKIKELTDKQKKTAVGTKFVDFEMQTPDGKSVKLSDYVGKGKVVLVDFWASWCGPCRREMPNLVEAYAKFKGKNFEIVGVSLDQDGAAWKEAINKLNMTWPQMSDLKFWQSEGAQLYAVNSIPHTVLIDGDGTIIARGLHGEELQTKIAEAVK comes from the coding sequence ATGAAAAAGTTTACTTATTTAGTTATTGCAACGGCCGCGTTGGGCATGGTAGCTTGTACCGGTGGAAACAAAGCCGGATACGTTGTCACAGGTACAGTAGAAGGTGCAAGTGACGGTGACACCGTCTATCTTCAGGAAGCCAATGGCAGAAATCTGGTCAAACTCGATACAGCCGTTATCACAAAAGGAACTTTTACCTTTGAAGGTACACAAGATTCTGTTGTCAGCCGTTATATCACTTGTGAAGTGGACGGAGAACCTTTAATGATTGACTTCTTCCTCGAAAACGGAAAGATTAACGTTGCCTTAACCAAAGACAATGATTCTGCTACCGGTACTGCAAACAATGATGCATATCAAATTGTCAGAGCTCAAATCAACGACATCAGCAAAAAAATGAATGCTATCTACCAATCAATGGGTGACAGTTCTTTGAGTGATGAACAGAAAGAAGCCAAGCAAAAAGAGGGTGCCCAACTGGAAGAACAATATGATAAAGCCATCAAAGAAGGCGTACAAAACAATATCACTAACCCGGTCGGCGTATTCTTGTTCAAACAGACCTTCTACAACAACTCTACTGCTGAAAACGAAGCATTACTGCAACAAATTCCGGCTAACTTCCAGAACGATGAAACAATTGTAAAAATCAAAGAACTGACCGACAAGCAGAAAAAAACTGCCGTAGGTACTAAGTTTGTTGACTTCGAAATGCAGACTCCTGACGGAAAAAGTGTGAAATTGTCCGATTACGTAGGTAAGGGTAAAGTGGTATTAGTTGATTTCTGGGCAAGCTGGTGCGGCCCTTGTCGTCGTGAAATGCCAAACTTGGTGGAAGCTTATGCTAAATTCAAAGGCAAAAACTTCGAAATCGTAGGTGTATCTCTCGATCAGGACGGTGCTGCCTGGAAAGAAGCGATCAATAAACTGAACATGACTTGGCCACAAATGTCCGACCTGAAATTCTGGCAAAGTGAAGGCGCACAACTTTACGCCGTAAACAGTATTCCTCACACGGTATTGATCGACGGTGACGGTACAATCATCGCTCGAGGCCTGCACGGAGAAGAACTTCAAACTAAAATAGCAGAAGCCGTAAAATAA
- a CDS encoding glycosyltransferase family 1 protein — translation MKIKVSNVNTPNWKEVTVKSRIPVELERLSEIARNIWWAWNFEATELFRDLDPELWKECGQNPVLLLERMSYEKLEALAKDKVILRRMNDVYTKFRDYMDVKSDEKRPSVAYFSMEYGLSSVLKIYSGGLGVLAGDYLKEASDSNVDLCAVGFLYRYGYFTQTLSMDGQQIANYEAQNFGQLPIERVMDAAGNPLVVDVPYLDYYVHANVWRVNVGRISLYLLDTDNEMNSEFDRPITHQLYGGDWENRLKQEILLGIGGILTLKALGIKKDVYHCNEGHAALINVQRICDYVATGLTFDQAIELVRASSLYTVHTPVPAGHDYFDEGLFGKYMGGYPARMGISWDDLMDLGRNNPGDKGERFCMSVFACNTSQEVNGVSWLHGKVSQEMFSTIWKGYFPEEMHVGYVTNGVHFPTWSATEWKQLYFKYFNENFWFDQSNPKIWEAIYNVPDEEIWKTRMTMKNKLVDYIRKSFRDTWLKNQGDPSRIVSLMDKINPNALLIGFGRRFATYKRAHLLFTDLERLSKIVNNPDYPVQFLFTGKAHPHDGAGQGLIKRIIEISRRPEFLGKIIFLENYDMQLARRLVSGVDIWLNTPTRPLEASGTSGEKALMNGVVNFSVLDGWWLEGYREGAGWALTEKRTYQNQEHQDQLDAATIYSILETEILPLYYARNKKGYSEGWIKVVKNSIAQIAPHYTMKRQLDDYYSKFYNKLAKRFAILSANDNAKAKEIAAWKEEVVTKWDSIEIVSCDKVEELKTGDIESGKEYVITYVIDEKGLNDAVGLELVTTYTTADGKQHVYSVEPFSVIKKEGDLYTFQVVHSLSNAGSFKVSYRMFPKNPDLPHRQDFCYVRWFV, via the coding sequence ATGAAAATTAAAGTTAGTAATGTGAATACTCCCAACTGGAAAGAGGTTACTGTAAAATCACGTATACCGGTAGAGTTGGAGAGATTGTCTGAAATTGCACGTAACATTTGGTGGGCATGGAATTTTGAAGCGACAGAATTGTTTAGAGATCTAGATCCGGAACTTTGGAAAGAATGTGGACAGAATCCCGTACTATTGTTGGAGCGCATGAGCTACGAAAAGTTGGAGGCTTTGGCAAAAGACAAGGTGATTCTGAGAAGAATGAATGATGTTTATACAAAATTCAGAGATTACATGGATGTGAAATCGGATGAAAAACGTCCGTCAGTAGCCTATTTCAGCATGGAATATGGTTTAAGTAGCGTCCTGAAAATATATTCTGGTGGTCTGGGTGTGTTGGCCGGTGACTATTTGAAAGAAGCATCTGATAGCAATGTTGATCTTTGCGCAGTAGGTTTCTTGTATCGTTATGGTTACTTTACGCAGACTTTGTCTATGGACGGTCAGCAGATTGCTAACTATGAAGCACAGAACTTCGGTCAACTTCCTATCGAACGTGTAATGGATGCAGCAGGCAATCCTTTAGTGGTAGACGTTCCTTATTTGGATTATTATGTTCATGCTAACGTATGGCGTGTAAATGTAGGACGTATTTCTTTGTATCTGCTTGATACGGATAATGAAATGAACAGCGAGTTCGACCGTCCTATTACTCACCAGCTTTATGGCGGTGATTGGGAAAACCGTTTGAAGCAGGAAATCCTGTTGGGTATCGGTGGTATCCTGACTCTGAAAGCACTGGGTATCAAGAAAGATGTCTATCACTGTAATGAGGGACATGCTGCACTGATTAATGTTCAGCGTATCTGTGACTATGTAGCTACGGGATTGACATTCGATCAGGCTATCGAGTTGGTTCGTGCTTCTTCTCTTTATACTGTTCATACTCCGGTTCCGGCAGGTCACGACTATTTTGATGAAGGACTGTTTGGTAAATATATGGGAGGTTATCCTGCCAGAATGGGTATTAGCTGGGACGACCTGATGGATCTCGGACGTAATAATCCGGGTGACAAGGGTGAACGTTTCTGTATGTCTGTTTTTGCTTGCAACACTTCTCAGGAAGTGAACGGTGTGAGCTGGCTCCACGGAAAAGTTTCTCAAGAAATGTTCTCCACTATTTGGAAGGGGTATTTCCCGGAAGAAATGCACGTAGGTTATGTTACTAACGGTGTTCACTTCCCGACTTGGAGTGCAACAGAATGGAAACAACTGTACTTTAAATATTTCAACGAAAACTTCTGGTTTGACCAGTCTAATCCTAAGATTTGGGAAGCTATCTATAACGTGCCCGATGAAGAAATCTGGAAGACTCGTATGACGATGAAGAATAAGCTGGTTGATTATATCCGCAAATCATTCCGTGATACATGGCTGAAGAACCAGGGAGATCCTTCACGTATCGTTTCGTTGATGGATAAGATTAATCCGAATGCGTTGTTGATTGGCTTCGGTCGTCGTTTCGCAACTTACAAACGTGCGCACTTGCTATTTACCGATTTGGAACGTCTTTCCAAGATCGTAAACAATCCTGATTATCCGGTGCAGTTCCTGTTTACAGGTAAGGCTCACCCGCATGATGGTGCAGGGCAAGGTTTGATTAAGCGTATTATCGAGATTTCACGTCGTCCCGAATTTCTGGGTAAGATCATCTTCCTCGAAAACTACGATATGCAGTTGGCTCGTCGTCTGGTTTCCGGTGTTGATATCTGGTTGAATACTCCGACTCGTCCATTGGAAGCATCCGGTACATCAGGTGAAAAAGCATTGATGAACGGTGTTGTTAACTTCTCTGTATTAGATGGTTGGTGGCTGGAAGGTTATCGCGAAGGTGCAGGTTGGGCGTTAACTGAAAAACGTACTTACCAAAATCAGGAACATCAGGATCAATTAGATGCTGCTACTATTTACAGTATTCTTGAAACTGAAATTCTTCCGTTGTACTATGCTCGCAATAAGAAAGGATATTCGGAAGGCTGGATTAAGGTAGTGAAGAATTCTATCGCTCAGATTGCTCCCCATTATACAATGAAACGTCAATTGGATGACTACTATTCGAAGTTCTACAATAAGTTGGCTAAACGTTTCGCTATTTTGTCTGCTAACGACAATGCAAAAGCGAAAGAAATTGCTGCTTGGAAAGAAGAAGTGGTTACTAAATGGGATTCTATTGAAATCGTATCTTGCGATAAGGTGGAAGAACTGAAAACCGGCGATATCGAAAGCGGAAAAGAATATGTCATTACTTATGTAATTGACGAAAAAGGTCTGAATGATGCCGTAGGACTTGAATTGGTTACTACTTATACGACTGCCGACGGTAAACAACATGTTTATTCGGTAGAGCCGTTCAGTGTAATTAAGAAAGAAGGTGACTTGTATACATTCCAGGTGGTACATAGTTTATCGAATGCCGGTAGCTTTAAGGTATCTTACCGTATGTTCCCGAAGAACCCGGATCTTCCGCATCGTCAGGACTTCTGTTATGTACGTTGGTTCGTCTAA
- a CDS encoding glycogen/starch synthase yields the protein MVKDLLTPDYIFESSWEVCNKVGGIYTVLSTRANTLQEKFRDRIFFIGPDVWQGKENPLFIESDNLCAAWKKHAFEKDELSVRVGRWNIPGEPIVILVDFQPFFEKKDDIYTDMWNRFQVDSLHAYGDYDEASMFSYAAGKVVESFYRYNLTETDKVVYQAHEWMTGMGALYIQEAVPEIGTIFTTHATSIGRSIAGNNKPLYDYLFAYNGDQMAQELNMQSKHSIEKQTAHYVDCFTTVSQITNNECKELLDKPADVVLMNGFEDDFVPKGSTFTGKRKRARALMLNVANKLLGTNMGDDTLIIGTSGRYEFKNKGIDVFLESLNRLNRDKNLHKNVLAFINVPSWVGDPREDLQERLKSKEKFDTPLEVPFITHWLHNMTHDQVLDMLKYLGMGNRPGDKVKVIFVPCYLDGRDGIMNKEYYDILLGQDLSVYASYYEPWGYTPLESVAFHVPTITTDLAGFGLWVNSLKNQHGINDGVEVLHRSDYNYSEVADGIKDTITLFADKSEKEIKEIRKRAAEVAEQALWKHFIQYYYEAYDIALCNAMKRQLS from the coding sequence ATGGTAAAAGATTTATTAACCCCCGATTATATCTTCGAGTCCAGCTGGGAAGTATGTAATAAAGTGGGAGGGATATACACTGTCTTGTCGACACGGGCGAATACATTGCAGGAAAAGTTTCGCGACAGAATTTTTTTCATAGGTCCTGATGTGTGGCAAGGAAAAGAGAACCCTCTATTCATTGAGTCAGATAATTTGTGTGCTGCCTGGAAAAAGCATGCATTTGAGAAAGACGAACTTTCGGTTCGTGTCGGACGATGGAATATACCAGGTGAGCCGATTGTCATTCTAGTCGATTTTCAACCTTTTTTTGAGAAGAAGGACGATATATACACAGATATGTGGAATCGTTTTCAAGTAGATTCGTTGCATGCTTATGGCGATTACGACGAAGCTTCTATGTTTTCGTATGCTGCAGGAAAGGTGGTGGAAAGTTTCTACCGCTACAACCTGACAGAAACGGATAAGGTGGTATATCAGGCACATGAGTGGATGACCGGAATGGGAGCACTTTATATACAGGAGGCTGTGCCGGAAATTGGTACTATTTTCACGACTCATGCAACATCGATCGGCCGTTCCATAGCAGGTAACAATAAGCCGCTGTATGACTATCTGTTTGCTTATAATGGTGACCAAATGGCACAGGAACTTAATATGCAGTCAAAGCATTCTATCGAGAAGCAGACTGCACATTATGTAGACTGCTTCACAACTGTAAGCCAGATTACCAACAATGAGTGCAAGGAACTGTTAGACAAACCGGCAGATGTAGTGTTGATGAATGGTTTTGAAGATGATTTCGTACCGAAAGGAAGTACATTTACGGGAAAACGTAAGCGTGCACGTGCCTTGATGCTAAACGTTGCCAATAAATTATTGGGAACAAATATGGGGGATGATACGTTAATCATCGGAACCAGTGGGCGTTATGAATTCAAAAATAAAGGTATTGATGTATTCTTGGAATCATTGAACCGCTTGAACAGGGACAAAAACTTGCATAAGAATGTTCTGGCATTCATCAATGTCCCCAGTTGGGTAGGAGATCCCCGTGAAGATTTGCAGGAACGTTTGAAGAGTAAAGAGAAGTTTGATACTCCGCTCGAGGTGCCGTTTATCACTCATTGGTTGCATAACATGACTCATGACCAGGTGTTGGATATGCTGAAATATCTGGGAATGGGTAATCGTCCCGGAGATAAGGTAAAGGTGATATTTGTTCCTTGCTATCTGGACGGGCGTGACGGTATTATGAACAAAGAATATTATGATATATTGCTGGGACAGGACTTGAGTGTCTATGCTTCTTATTACGAACCATGGGGATATACTCCGCTGGAGAGTGTAGCCTTCCACGTTCCAACAATAACTACTGATCTGGCGGGATTCGGGCTTTGGGTAAATAGCTTGAAGAATCAGCATGGTATCAATGACGGGGTAGAAGTGCTGCACCGTTCTGACTATAATTATTCGGAGGTGGCGGATGGTATCAAAGATACAATTACGCTATTTGCGGATAAGTCGGAAAAAGAAATAAAAGAAATCCGCAAGCGGGCTGCTGAAGTGGCGGAACAGGCTCTGTGGAAACATTTTATACAATATTACTATGAGGCTTACGATATTGCTTTGTGCAATGCGATGAAGCGTCAGTTGAGTTAA
- a CDS encoding V-type ATP synthase subunit K, which translates to MEMNLFIAYIGIAVMVGLSGIGSAYGVTIAGNAAIGALKKNDSAFGNFLVLTALPGTQGLYGFAGYFMFQTIFGILTPEITAIQASAVLGAGIALGLVALFSAIRQGQVCANGIAAIGQGHNVFSNTLILAVFPELYAIVALAATFLIGSALA; encoded by the coding sequence ATGGAAATGAATTTGTTTATTGCCTATATTGGCATCGCGGTTATGGTTGGTTTGTCAGGCATTGGTAGTGCTTACGGAGTAACTATTGCAGGTAATGCTGCTATCGGCGCATTGAAGAAGAATGATAGTGCATTCGGTAACTTCCTTGTGTTGACTGCACTTCCGGGTACACAGGGTTTGTATGGTTTTGCCGGTTACTTTATGTTCCAGACCATTTTCGGCATCCTGACTCCTGAAATTACTGCTATTCAGGCTTCAGCCGTTCTTGGTGCAGGTATTGCTTTGGGATTGGTTGCGTTGTTCTCTGCTATTCGTCAGGGACAGGTTTGTGCAAACGGTATCGCTGCTATCGGCCAGGGACACAATGTTTTTAGTAATACATTGATTTTGGCCGTATTCCCAGAACTTTATGCTATCGTTGCTTTAGCTGCAACTTTCTTGATCGGTAGTGCGCTTGCATAA